A region from the Polycladomyces zharkentensis genome encodes:
- a CDS encoding D-alanine--D-alanine ligase, whose translation MGKKLRVAVLFGGKSGEHEVSVQSAASVLKAIDRNRFDVIPIAIDKSGEWRIGQKALPYLEKKGEPALLESLKSRLPDVSVQGEGMVPALDWDAVDVVFPVLHGTYGEDGTIQGFFELANIPYVGAGVLASAVGMDKVIMKKIFAQEGLPQGRFSHVLRSRLEREMDRVIEEIEAAFDYPVFLKPANLGSSVGISKATNREELIKGLRLAAQYDRKVVVEEFIPAREVEVAVLGNDDPQASVPGEIISSNDFYDYRAKYIDGKSEMRIPADLPAETAEKIRQLAVKAYRAIDCSGLARVDFFVRKDNGQVLINEINTLPGFTQYSMYPKLWEHSGLSYTDLITKLIELAMERHREKEKTVTTLKLDEAK comes from the coding sequence TTGGGCAAGAAACTTCGCGTAGCAGTGTTGTTTGGGGGGAAATCGGGAGAACACGAGGTCTCCGTTCAATCGGCTGCCTCCGTTTTGAAAGCGATCGATCGGAATCGTTTCGACGTTATCCCGATTGCCATCGACAAGTCGGGAGAATGGCGCATCGGGCAGAAAGCACTGCCGTACCTGGAGAAAAAAGGGGAGCCGGCATTGTTGGAGAGCCTGAAATCCCGTCTGCCGGACGTTTCCGTACAGGGAGAGGGAATGGTGCCGGCGCTGGATTGGGATGCGGTGGATGTGGTGTTTCCCGTGCTGCACGGCACGTATGGAGAGGACGGCACCATCCAGGGCTTTTTTGAGTTGGCCAACATTCCGTATGTGGGAGCAGGTGTTCTCGCTTCCGCCGTGGGCATGGACAAGGTGATCATGAAAAAAATCTTCGCCCAGGAAGGGTTGCCGCAGGGAAGGTTTTCACATGTTCTCCGATCCCGGTTGGAACGGGAGATGGATCGCGTGATCGAGGAAATTGAAGCGGCTTTTGATTATCCCGTTTTTCTCAAACCGGCCAATCTGGGTTCCAGTGTTGGCATTTCCAAGGCCACAAACCGGGAAGAGCTGATCAAGGGATTGCGTTTGGCTGCACAGTACGACCGCAAGGTCGTGGTGGAAGAGTTCATTCCGGCCCGGGAAGTGGAAGTGGCGGTGTTGGGGAATGACGATCCCCAAGCGTCTGTGCCGGGGGAAATCATTTCTTCCAACGACTTTTACGATTACCGCGCCAAATACATCGACGGCAAATCTGAGATGCGCATCCCGGCCGATTTGCCTGCGGAAACCGCCGAAAAGATCCGGCAATTGGCCGTGAAAGCATATCGGGCGATCGATTGCAGCGGTTTGGCCCGTGTCGACTTTTTTGTCCGCAAGGACAATGGTCAGGTGCTGATCAACGAGATCAATACATTGCCCGGGTTTACGCAATACAGCATGTATCCCAAGCTGTGGGAACACAGCGGTTTGTCCTATACGGACCTGATTACCAAGCTGATCGAGCTGGCGATGGAACGTCATCGGGAGAAGGAAAAGACGGTCACCACTTTGAAGTTGGATGAAGCCAAGTAA